The Taeniopygia guttata chromosome 27, bTaeGut7.mat, whole genome shotgun sequence region CAGAATATTTGCTCAGAGCAGGAACAACTCCACCTTCCAAAGCTAGCTGCAGATTCTACCCTACAGACCCCTTGTAGCTCTTACAGTGGATGGTGGCTTCTGGCAAGGTCTGGCTGGGGTGCCTTTGGGGGCAGCAGGCGCTGAGCTCGTGGATTTTGTGCCTTCTGCAGCTGGGCTGTTCTGCTTCTCCTCCCGAGCCCTGGCCTGGCCCCGCTTGGCCTCTCTGTTGCTGGACACCACGCAGGTGACTTCTTTGCTGAGGAAGCTTTCGGTCACCTGCAGCGAGACAgaacagagcagctctgcaagtGTCTGACCCCGAGCTgacagagccctgctgaacaaagctgctggccctggctcTACTCCCACacagccaggggctgctggcagcaatcacattccttctttccttccataCTGACCAGGAGATCCTGGGATGCCCTAGAGATTTACTGCAAATAGTCACCAGAAAATCAGATCCAGACATCCCTGACTGTCACCACCACCTACTCCTCACAcagtgctttcaaaaaaaaactcccaacaTCAAAGGAAACGGGTCTGGACATCATAgatcagcctggaggagctctGTTCTCAGGAGAACATAACcagttttagaaaaataaaggagaaagtgAACAACTGAGCAAGCAGCTCCACAGACAACAGGGCAGGAGGGAACCAGAGAGATGAAACATACACACACCTTTGCACAAGAAAGAGGTGGAAACCCAAAAGTTTGGACACTAATGGTATTGTAAGCCAATAAGGACTTGGCTTCTCAGAATTTGTGCAGGGGGCAGAGAGTCACAGGGCCCAGGTGTGAAGCCCTCAGGAAGATAAAGATCTGGGCAGCCCAAAATAACAGCTGCTGAATGAACAAGCTGGTTCTGCTCCACTGCAGAACCTCTGTAGGTGGAGATTCCCAAACCATGAAGTGGGTGTGAAGTGCCACAAGGGTCACTGCAGGTTGTGCTTCAGGCACAGAAGAGAGGCAATCACAACCTCCCCATCCAAACGACACTCCAGGGGGCGGAGGAACCGACCACCGGGAAAACAAGGAAATcaggaaacactgaaaaatgagCAGAGTCAGAGAAAGGGCGAAGCCGCCCCAAGACACCCCCCGAGACCGCCGCCACTGCCAGGGGCCCCTCAGGGCCCCgggcccctcacggcccctcacggccccggacccctcacggcccctcacggccccgaGTCCCTCACGGCCCCgggcccctcacggcccctcacggccccgggcccctcacggcccctcacggccccgggtccctcacggcccctcacggccccggacccctcacggcccctcacggccccgggcccctcacggcccctcacggccccgggcccctcacggcccctcacggccccggGCCGCGCTCACCCCCCCGAGCCGCCCGATGGCCTCCGCCAGCTGCCGGGCGCTGCGGCCGCTCGGCAGGTCCAGGTAGAAGGACTGTCCGCGGAGGGGCCGCGGGGAGGCCGCGCCGGCCATGGCCCTACCCGGGCCCGCCGCTCGTCCGCGTTTAAAttccgccgccgccccgccccgcacGGCGGCCGCGCAGGGACGCGCCGCTCCCCGCGAAGCCGCTCTCCGGGGGAAGGAGAAGCCGTGCCAAGGGCGCACACGGAGCACACCGAGCACACCGGGCCGcccgctcggccccgccgctcccgtCCGCACCGACCCCAATCCTGACCCCGACCCCGCTCCCTCCGCGCCCGCTGGGGCCACAAGTTTgtcccgccgcggccgccgtgTCCTCCCTCTGCAGGcgcaagatggcggcgcccggcggggcgggcgcggcgccgCTCCCGATCgcgatcccggtcccggtccccgTCCTgctcccggagccgccgcccTTCCCGGCCTGGCTCGCGGCGCGGCTGGACGCGCTGGGGCTGGACCGCGCCGTGTACGGCGCCTACATCGAGGGGCTGCTGCGGGAGGAGGAGAGCGACGAGGAGCGGCTGGAGGCGCTGCGGGCCGTCCTGGCCGCCTGCCTGGTGAGGGGCGGGGGTCCCTCCCGGCCCCGGGCCTGCGGGGTctcgccgcccgccccgctcccgccgggggCTCCGGGGGTGCAGCGGGGCGGATCCCCGCAGCCCTGGCGCGGTACCCCCGGACTGGGAGCACACCCACACCCAGGGGCTCCTGCCCCCACCCGCGAGCCTTGCGGGGTTTTGGTGTTGTTTGGGGAAGGGTTTTGTGGCAGGCTCGGGCTGATGGAAGCTCTGTGGAAGGGGCTGTTCGTGGGGAGCACAGGGATCGATCCCTCGGTTTGTGTTTGGGTGCAGCGTTCACCGCGAGCTGGGCGGCCTGGCACTCGAGAGGTGACTTGGGATGGTAAAATCCTCCGGCAGGAGGTTGGGGCGGTGCTCTCGTGCCTCACACACGCCTTGTCCGTCAGGAATCGGATCCCGCTGGGCTGGGACGGACAGGAACAGCCGTGGGTGGGCAGGGCTTGCCTCTGCTCCTGCCGGATTCCCGGGAGCCGGGAGAGAGCAGGGAGGGATTTCTCTTGGGTAATCCTCCTTGTAGGATTTTTACAGTGGCTATGTCTCGGGATTTTTCATAAATGGATGCTTCACAGTGTAAAATGTTAAGTCATGAGTAGTGCTGATGTTGGGAACTGTCTGCTTAGCGGCTGTCGCTGATTTTATCAGTGTGGGAGCACAAAACCCAAAGGGACTGGGCAGGCACAATCAGCTTTTTGTTATCGCAGGTATGACACCATTCCTTCTGTACACTGACTGTGCTATTCCACTTTTAGGGTTTCCTAAAAGTCAGAGCAGcctcccctgctgtccctgggggcACAGCAGTGAGCTCCTTCAGCTGTGGCAGTGCAGCTTTGAGCctgaaagagctggagaagcaAAGGCTGCATCCTGAGGGATGGAGCCAGATGTCTTTGCaaagtgctgctctgcagtAGTCGAGGTTAATTAACCTCCCTGTAATTACCAGACTTCATTCCACCCCTGTCACTGTGCCTGGCCCGCTCCAGGCCTGGGAAGTGTGTCCTGGCTCTGCCACTGATGTTCCCCTTTCCTGATATTCTGTTTTCCGCTGTTTCTCCTTTCTGCTCAGTGCTCACAAAGTGGCTCACTTTgatttctctgcctttcctgtAAAACATATTTGTCTCTTGAACCCTCAGACTTTGTAATTACTCCTTGTAGTCTGttcttttttaatatcttttttttttgtttctttatttttagactCTGTGCTTATTTCTGTACTGACTTTTGAAACAGTGTTTTATTtggtgaatttgggggttttcttgCCAAGTCTCTTCTCCTAGTTCCATACATAAATtacaggggatttttttgttcacTTGTTTGTGTTTCACAAACCTTATTAAAATAAGCTGACGTCTCAGGTGACATCTGCTCTCATGTCCATGGTTCCTCAGTCCTGATCATGTCTTGCACTAATGATTTTCTATCATTCCTAATCAAGAAACTTTAAATTGAGTTGCCTTTCTGTCCAGTTCTTCTCTTTAAACCAAACAGAATCCACCTCACTTGTATTTTCCGTGGttgatttttctctgtatttagtGCATGCCAAACCAAGataatttcttgttttttggaaatatttggTGGTGGCCCCTGAGCTCTGTGACCCCCCATCTGTGGTATTTGGCTCTCCTGCCTTCCATGGAGCAAATGCCAATCAGCTCCAAGACATCCAGCACCTTTAGGTAACAAATTTAAGGAGGGGAAAAAGCCACTTTcaggagcacagctggagagaggagagagaagctgtgagaggagcagctctgcagggtcaggagctgctccaggcaccgTGGCTGGGATTCCCCTGAGGTTCTGTGGTGGGACATGGTGAGGCAgcagtgcccctgcagcccctggagatctgctggagcagagattcccctggaggagcccctgctggagcagggggatgtGTCCCACTGCCACTTCTAAGTCGTGTTTAATGTTCCAGGCAGGTCCAGGGAGACCAGGATGTCCCTGCAGGTGGGAGGCGATGGTctggcagcaccagcacagcgGTTCCAGCCCTGCACTGGCCCTGCCTATGATTTATCCCATGTAATTTATTCCCTTTAGTGAGCTGGGCGTGCAGGTAGCACTGACTCACTTCCCTGTGGCCTTGCTCAGGAAGAGAGAGGATGCAAGACTGGAGGTTTTGGGAGCCAAGACCCCCAATGGCCTCCTGGGTGTGGGCACAGCCACCCTTGTGTCAGAGCTGTTGGTGTGCACAGTGAGCAGGCACGGTGTGGTTGTGTCATCCCAGGGAAACCAGAGCCCTGTGTGTATTTAACAGGCAGACATGAGGTGAAATGCTGTTCCTGAGCTGACTGTTGGGCATGCAGATCCTTTgtagctgctgcttttcttgtCTGACTGGTGCTGTTCCAAGTCTGAGGagtctcttttccctttctagGAAGAAGATCTCTTGAACGATGTGTGCAGGGAGGTTGTGGAGAGGTGGTCTGACTCCCAGGTCGTTGATTccaaagaggagaaagaaggtAGAGTGCTGTGCTTTGGGGTGCTGTGCCCTGGTCTCAGTGTGGGGTGACCTGCAGGGCCTCACCTCAAAGGGAACTTTGTGTTTGTCCTGGTGGGAGTTAAACCAGTGCTGCCCCACGGCTGCAGGTCTGACCTGCCTCTCACTCCATTGCTGCTCAGTTACTCTTTCATCTGGCACGGGAATGAGCAGCTTCACTTTGGGCTGCCCCAGCATTTGCTGCTCTTTGGGTTCATCATCCTGCAGGGGAAAAGTggtttttgagggtttttttttgcttgtttttggggtttttggccttctgttgttttttggtttagcatcagtgttttttttttttttttttttttgtggtggttattttttttactgtttgtattggtttggttttttggttgttttttgttttgtttgtgtcGTCATTGTCCCCCCAGCCATGTGTGTGGTTTTggtgcaggtttttttttgtgtgtttttcttcttctataggattttttttctgatgaaatGGTCATTAAGCTCCAGCCCAAAGCATTCTGTGGTTTTTTCAGAAACCTCCTTTCCCAGCACGTCCAGGGCTGTctctgctcagtgctggcactgcagctATTATGGTCTAGAAACCTGTGCTGCTTCTGTCTGTGTCTGGATTTTTCTTATTATCAAAAGGCAGCACAGTGTGTCTGGGTTCGTGGAGTTCCAGGTGAAATTTTATCACTGGGGTTCCATAAAAGGATAAATCCCCACTGAACTGTGTATCCACTCAGAATAACAGAGTCCTGAGGATAAGTGAttaacagactgaaaaaaaaaacctggcaTCAAAACCCAGATGTCATTTTAGGAAGTGGCAGTGGAATTTCAGTGTTAGAAGGTAAATCAGCTGTTGGTCTCTCTTGGCTGGAAAGAAAGGGAGAGCATGGAACTGATCCCTCACTTCAGGTTTTCAGAATTTCTCTCTGATGGGGATTAAGTACATACTTAAGTAAACTTATTAAGCTGCTTTGAAGTGGAAGAGAATGTGATTTGGAGTCAAATGGATTTTCATTAGCCAGAGCCTGACTGATTCCAGTTTCACTGTGAAACTTCCCTTGCTCCAGGAATAACAGTGGGTGCAGCACAGGGAATTCCCCCTCCAGGAGAGAAGCCCTGTCACCTCAGGCTGTCAGCCCCATGCTGGCACTAGCCAGCCCCGTGGtggctcctcagcagctccatctctcccagatcccagctggaattccccAAAGCAGCTGGCTTTGACAGCACCCTTGGGAGAAGCTCGGGGGGTGTTTTTGGATGAGATGTCTCCCTTTGGGCGGGTGCATTTCCCCAGGACAATGTTACTGCAGGACaagggctgggtgggggaggcaGAGTGACACCAGGGGCTCGGTGGCCGTGTCTGTGGCCTGGGCTGATCCTGTCACTCCTCTCCTGCCAGATGAGGTCCAGGCCATCACCAGCATGATGGAGAAGCAGGCCAGGATAGTGGTGAAGCCCAAGGAGGTGTCCcaggaggagaagcagaggaAGGCTGCGCTGCTGGCCCAGTATGCCAACGTGACTGATGAGGAGGAATATCcttttcctgcactgctcagggccctgagggACCTGCTCGAAACCACCTTGAACAACAACgccctcccagctctgcaggtctgctggggagagctggggaagCCTTGCAGTCTTCCTTGGATAAAATAACTGCCATGGACAGAGCACGGAAGCTCCTTGTTTGTGGAGTGCTGGGAGCAGATGCTCCTGGGAGGGTGTTTGTCCCCACCAGCACGTGGCTGTGGCGCTTtgcccagcccaggtgtgtgGCAGGAGAGCAGTGAATGCCCTCATCCCTCAGCAGCTGGTGCTGAGTTTCTCTCTTGCTTTCCCAGGAGAAATCTGCTGAAATAATCCTTTACAGAGAGTGTGTGGGGTGGGAGGGTTAGAAGTTCATGGTGCTGAAGAATGAGCTCTTCCCTGCCCAGCAGAGTGAATTGTAGGCAACTGCATCtggccctggagcagcaggagctgagggtggGAGCTGTGCATACCTGGTCTGTGAGAGTCCAGCTGCTTCTTCCTGGCTTTATAAGGCTGTTATTTGAGTGAAGTGTGGCTGTAGAGAGGCACAAGATCATTACTGATGTCTGTGTTTCCTTAATTCTCTCACTGGTGGGGATGAACAGGATGGATTGACGACAGCTGTAAATATGGGATCAGAAAAATGTATCCTTTGAATGCCTGGTGACTCAGGCTGCTTGCCTAGTAACTGCAGGCAGCCTTCATGGTGAGTTTCCCATCCTTCTCTCCCTGTGCTAGTCTCCCTGTTTCTGTAGGGCCACCTTTTAAGCTTGGGGattgctttttctctgtgtgccCTGACCTTGCTCACAGTGACAGTCCgtgtgctctgtgtgcagcaCTCACACAAACCCTGCCAttcatttccttctcctcccctcttTCCATCTTATACCTTTTTGTAGTTTCATAGAACATGCTTATTGATAAGGACAATGCTCCCAGAACATCAGGTTAATGTTAACTGGTGTCCAAAGAGGGCAATCGTGTTAGGAATGAAGCTTGGCAGGCCGTGGTGCACCTGAACACTCAGGGTGGGCAGGACCAAGGGGCCTGTGTCTGTCTCAGAATTGGGCCTATCCTTGAGCTCCCAGCTGGCAAATTTAAGATGGAAGCAGATTTTGTCATATAATTAAATATGAAACCTAAGTTATTCTTGTCCCCATGTTAGGGACATGTGTACCTGTCTGTCTGCACATACACACATGTATGTACATGTATGTATGTGTTCACACGtgtcacacagagctgcagtgaaCCCACTCGAGGCTGTGCCCTGTGTGTTTGCTTCCTTTCAGGtttgtagaggtttgacatGTATTTTTACACATCAGTCTTAAGAACCAGTAGGCAACCtcatttttctaggaaaaaaccATAGAATCACTAAGGTTGGGAGAGCCCTCTGggattga contains the following coding sequences:
- the CCDC43 gene encoding coiled-coil domain-containing protein 43 — its product is MAAPGGAGAAPLPIAIPVPVPVLLPEPPPFPAWLAARLDALGLDRAVYGAYIEGLLREEESDEERLEALRAVLAACLEEDLLNDVCREVVERWSDSQVVDSKEEKEDEVQAITSMMEKQARIVVKPKEVSQEEKQRKAALLAQYANVTDEEDGGDEQDGLTTAVNMGSEKSLFRNTNVEDVLNARKLERELLRDEFQKKKEQDKLQREKDKLAKQERKEKEKKRTQKGERKR